The Chiloscyllium plagiosum isolate BGI_BamShark_2017 unplaced genomic scaffold, ASM401019v2 scaf_63847, whole genome shotgun sequence genome window below encodes:
- the tsen34 gene encoding tRNA-splicing endonuclease subunit Sen34 isoform X1, with the protein MNWQALGNVPFLLYLLAAKTLLLCLAFAGVKHYQGKRLQARLKRAEEEQQQQRRQGPKTKEE; encoded by the coding sequence ATGAACTGGCAGGCGCTGGGGAACGTCCctttcctcctttatctgctggcggCCAAGACCCTGCTGCTGTGCCTGGCCTTCGCTGGGGTGAAGCACTACCAGGGCAAGCGGCTGCAGGCACGACTTAAGCGGGCCgaggaggagcagcagcagcagcgacgGCAGGGACCGAAGACGAAGGAGGAATGA